The Candidatus Zixiibacteriota bacterium genome window below encodes:
- a CDS encoding roadblock/LC7 domain-containing protein: protein MYTALSDLNRTSGIKGSMLVGSDGIIIAADMDSQLEDETVGAMSASIVSNVSKAMERLQNESPAQITIEAENGKLFMADAGVGILTVITENNVNIGLIRLEMKNVISKISGK from the coding sequence ATGTATACTGCTTTAAGCGATTTAAACAGAACCTCAGGAATCAAAGGCTCTATGCTGGTCGGTTCCGATGGGATCATTATAGCGGCTGATATGGATTCGCAGCTTGAGGATGAAACCGTAGGAGCAATGTCGGCATCGATAGTCTCAAATGTCAGTAAAGCAATGGAACGTTTGCAAAACGAATCACCGGCGCAGATTACTATTGAGGCTGAAAATGGCAAGCTGTTCATGGCTGATGCTGGAGTCGGCATACTTACTGTAATCACCGAGAATAATGTAAACATCGGTTTGATCAGGCTGGAGATGAAGAATGTAATATCAAAAATCTCAGGGAAATAG